A genomic window from Sparus aurata chromosome 14, fSpaAur1.1, whole genome shotgun sequence includes:
- the LOC115595937 gene encoding C-type lectin domain family 10 member A-like translates to MDAVLLLIMAASGLSAVSSQVRHQYHFVYDLRNMTEAQKYCRERYTDLATIDNMEEVKILKDMAATSQYFWIGLYDDVNSWRWSLSDSNFYKDGEAEFRSWETGKPDNYGSGEHCTGMTDGGQWSDIDCKARFRSVCMDVRGENIK, encoded by the exons CagtcctgctgctcatcatggCTGCATCAG GGCTGAGTGCCGTCTCATCACAGGTCCGCCATCAGTACCATTTTGTTTATGACCTGAGGAACATGACTGAAGCTCAGAAGTACTGCCGAGAAAGATACACTGACCTGGCAACTATAGACAACATGGAGGAAGTGAAGATCCTGAAAGACATGGCAGCTACGAGCCAA TATTTCTGGATCGGGCTGTATGATGATGTGAACAGCTGGAGGTGGTCACTGTCAGACAGCAACTTCTACAAAGACGGGGAGGCCGAGTTCAGATCATGGGAGACTGGAAAACCAGACAACTATGGGAGTGGAGAGCACTGCACAGGGATGACTGATGGTGGACAATGGAGTGATATTGATTGTAAAGCTCGCTTTAGGTCGGTCTGCATGGATGTCAGAGGTGAGAATATCAAGTAG
- the LOC115595603 gene encoding C-type lectin LmsL-like gives MTWTEAQSYCRKHYTDLASVRNAAENQKVDDVIPAGAAWIGLFRDSWKWSDGSFSSFRYWAPGQPDNYGGKEGCVSADLGGDGKWWDSPCDNKRPFICYIPLTTKQVIKVRLVREDSSLDLNDPAVMEQMLKEVQQRLEDQGVKGDVKLSWRKQADGKVFHKEEEEETKKKKRTRRKRDEF, from the exons ATGACCTGGACTGAGGCCCAGAGCTACTGCAGAAAACACTACACAGACCTGGCCAGTGTGAGGAACGCAGCAGAGAACCAGAAGGTAGATGATGTGATACCTGCAGGTGCAGCCTGGATCGGCCTTTTCAGAGACTCCTGGAAGTGGTCGGATGGAAGTTTCTCCTCATTTAGGTACTGGGCTCCAGGTCAACCTGATAACTATGGTGGGAAAGAGGGTTGTGTGTCGGCAGACTTGGGCGGAGATGGAAAATGGTGGGACTCTCCCTGTGACAACAAGAGACCGTTCATTTGCTACA TCCCGCTGACTACAAAGCAAGTGATCAAAGTGCGTCTGGTGAGAGAGGACTCCTCTCTGGATCTCAACGACCCTGCTGTGATGGAACAAATGTTGAAGGAG GTCCAACAGAGGCTGGAGGACCAGGGGGTGAAAGGAGACGTCAAACTGAGCTGGAGGAAGCAGGCAGATGGAAAGGTCTTccacaaggaggaggaggaggagacaaagaagaagaagaggacccGTCGCAAGAGGGACGagttttaa